One genomic segment of Styela clava chromosome 3, kaStyClav1.hap1.2, whole genome shotgun sequence includes these proteins:
- the LOC120342886 gene encoding uncharacterized protein LOC120342886, whose translation MSYPPHQPGGYPTAPPHPNPQGYPPQQGYPAPPPPGYPGGPPPPPGYPQAPPGYAPGAYPAPPAPGYPHQPPHPTGYRPPMGHNPHGAYAAGAMAGGGAMAYGMHGHKKHHKHHKHGKHSSSSSSSSSSSDDEFRHLPKHERKRMKKMKKQMKKGHKMHY comes from the exons ATGTCATATCCACCACATCAACCTGGAGGATATCCAACTGCACCTCCTCATCCTAACCCACAAGGATATCCTCCTCAACAAG GTTATCCAGCACCACCACCACCAGGCTATCCTGGAGGACCTCCACCACCCCCTGGATACCCGCAAGCACCACCTGGTTATGCACCTGGTGCCTACCCAGCCCCACCAGCTCCTGGATATCCTCATCAGCCACCGCATCCAACAGGATATCGTCCTCCAATGGGACACAATCCTCATG GTGCTTATGCTGCTGGTGCAATGGCTGGTGGTGGTGCAATGGCCTATGGTATGCATGGACATAAAAAGCATCATAAACACCATAAGCATGGAAAACATTCATCAAGTTCAAGCTCCAGTAGTAGCAGCAGTGATGATGAATTT CGCCACCTGCCAAAACATGAACGCAAGAGGATGAAAAAGATGAAGAAGCAAATGAAAAAAGGACACAAGATGCATTATTAA